In Bradyrhizobium sp. 1(2017), one DNA window encodes the following:
- a CDS encoding esterase-like activity of phytase family protein yields MSTHPSRRSFLGHAAAGFSTLAMPRLAQAQAQLQPAVEPPPRILQLEHAVSAPVSVEVNARSIANFEPRDRSRTRFGSLDFRSGLVLTSPYRGFGGLSGLRFLDTKGERFLAISDQGGWFTGTIRYSGREMVGLADVEAAPLLGADGRPITEKRLWYDTESLARDGSLVYVGLERVNQILRYDFAKGGTSARGELIAVPPGLRKLPYNKGLEAMVVVPKGQSQAQALAGTLIAFSERGLDSGGNLVAFLIGGPTPGQFSVRRSENYDISDAVLLPSGDLLILERKFSWFTGVNIRIRAIPLKSIAPGAVVDGLTLFAADLGHEIDNMEGIDAHVTADGETVLTLISDDNFSMLQRTLLLQFALVE; encoded by the coding sequence GTGAGCACGCATCCATCCCGCCGCAGCTTTCTTGGCCACGCGGCGGCGGGATTCTCCACCCTCGCGATGCCGCGATTGGCGCAGGCTCAGGCGCAGCTTCAGCCGGCCGTCGAGCCGCCGCCGCGAATCCTTCAGCTCGAGCACGCCGTCTCGGCGCCCGTCAGCGTCGAGGTCAACGCCCGCAGCATTGCCAATTTCGAGCCGCGCGACCGTTCGCGCACGCGCTTCGGCTCGCTGGATTTCCGCAGCGGCCTGGTGCTGACCTCGCCCTATCGCGGCTTCGGCGGCCTGTCCGGCCTCCGCTTCCTCGACACCAAGGGCGAGCGCTTCCTCGCCATCTCCGACCAGGGCGGCTGGTTCACCGGCACCATCCGCTATTCCGGCCGCGAGATGGTCGGGCTCGCGGACGTCGAGGCCGCGCCGCTCCTGGGCGCGGACGGGCGGCCGATCACGGAGAAGCGGCTCTGGTACGACACCGAGTCGCTCGCCCGCGACGGCAGCCTCGTCTATGTCGGGCTCGAGCGCGTCAACCAGATCCTGCGCTATGATTTCGCCAAGGGCGGCACAAGCGCCCGCGGCGAGCTGATCGCCGTCCCGCCCGGCTTGCGCAAGCTGCCCTACAACAAGGGGCTGGAGGCGATGGTCGTCGTGCCCAAAGGGCAAAGTCAGGCCCAGGCGCTGGCGGGCACGCTGATCGCCTTCTCCGAGCGCGGGCTCGATTCCGGCGGCAACCTCGTCGCCTTCCTGATCGGCGGCCCGACGCCGGGCCAGTTCAGCGTGCGCCGCTCCGAAAACTACGACATCAGCGACGCCGTGCTGCTGCCCTCGGGCGATCTCCTCATCCTCGAACGCAAATTCTCCTGGTTCACCGGCGTCAACATCCGCATCCGCGCCATCCCGCTGAAGTCGATCGCACCGGGCGCCGTCGTCGACGGCCTCACTCTGTTCGCCGCCGATCTCGGCCACGAGATCGACAACATGGAGGGCATCGACGCCCACGTCACGGCCGACGGCGAGACCGTGCTGACCCTGATCTCCGACGACAATTTCTCGATGCTGCAGCGGACGCTGCTGCTGCAGTTCGCGCTGGTGGAGTAG
- the cobS gene encoding cobaltochelatase subunit CobS, producing MTTAAMSKVEEVSGLPDMKVSVRQVFGIDSDLEVPAYSEVDPHVPEVDSDYRFDRATTLAILAGFARNRRVMVTGYHGTGKSTHIEQVAARLNWPCVRVNLDSHISRIDLVGKDSIVVRDGKQVTEFRDGILPWALQNNVALVFDEYDAGRPDVMFVIQRVLEVSGRLTLLDQNKVIKPHPAFRLFSTANTVGLGDTSGLYHGTQQINQGQMDRWSIVTTLNYLSHDEEVEIVLAKAKHYRTQEGRDIVNKMVRLADLTRNAFANGDLSTVMSPRTVITWAENSDIFGDIGFAFRVTFLNKCDELERPLVAEFYQRCFNAELPESAVNVALS from the coding sequence ATGACGACCGCCGCCATGTCCAAAGTTGAGGAAGTTTCCGGTCTGCCCGACATGAAGGTGTCGGTGCGTCAGGTGTTCGGGATCGACAGCGATCTCGAAGTGCCGGCCTATTCCGAAGTCGATCCTCATGTGCCCGAAGTGGATTCCGACTACCGCTTCGACCGCGCCACCACGCTCGCCATTCTCGCCGGCTTTGCGCGCAACCGCCGCGTGATGGTGACCGGCTATCACGGCACCGGCAAATCCACCCATATCGAGCAGGTTGCGGCGCGCTTGAACTGGCCTTGCGTGCGCGTCAACCTCGACAGCCACATCAGCCGTATCGACCTCGTCGGCAAGGACTCCATCGTGGTCCGCGACGGCAAGCAGGTCACCGAATTCCGCGACGGTATCCTGCCCTGGGCGCTGCAGAACAACGTCGCGCTGGTGTTCGACGAATACGACGCCGGCCGTCCGGACGTGATGTTCGTGATCCAGCGCGTGCTGGAGGTCTCGGGACGCCTGACGCTCTTGGACCAGAACAAGGTGATCAAGCCGCACCCGGCGTTCCGCCTGTTCTCGACGGCCAACACCGTCGGTCTCGGCGACACGTCGGGCCTCTATCACGGCACCCAGCAGATCAACCAGGGCCAGATGGACCGCTGGTCGATCGTCACCACGCTGAACTATCTCAGCCACGACGAGGAAGTGGAGATCGTGCTGGCCAAGGCCAAGCACTATCGCACCCAGGAAGGCCGCGACATCGTCAACAAGATGGTGCGCCTCGCCGATCTTACCCGCAACGCCTTCGCCAACGGCGATCTGTCGACGGTGATGAGCCCGCGCACGGTGATCACCTGGGCGGAGAACTCCGACATCTTCGGCGACATCGGCTTCGCTTTCCGTGTCACCTTCCTCAACAAATGCGACGAGCTCGAGCGTCCCCTGGTCGCCGAGTTCTATCAGCGCTGCTTCAACGCGGAGCTGCCGGAATCGGCGGTGAACGTGGCGCTGAGCTAA
- a CDS encoding citrate synthase family protein, translating to MNNSSELYLSAREAAAELAISPATLYAYVSRGLIRSEPTPDSRKNRYRAEDVRALKERRVPSPEPRGLRSFDADLPVMDTEISTITEEGAIYRGVNCVDLAENDTLEHTATLLWDVSGVDPFAPGNLPLLSEEMRTIGQAARRAAPIDRAVAVLALAASADPRAFTRAPDGRALVGARIVRLLVATMLNAEPSAEPLHQQVARVWAADNKHAPDLVRRALVLLADHELNASTFTARCAASTGLNLYDSVIAGLAALKGPKHGGAGVLASQLVKTLIDRDVEPMVRERVALGERFAGFGHGVYKRGDPRAQSLLNALSRAGAPRKFTREVPERIAEATGEFVNIDYALAVLVHALRLPAGSELALFAMARSVGWIAHASEQLQFGKLIRPRARYVGPAPGRRAGGAT from the coding sequence ATGAATAATTCCAGCGAGCTTTACCTCTCCGCCCGGGAAGCCGCGGCCGAGCTCGCGATCTCGCCGGCCACGCTCTACGCCTATGTCAGCCGCGGCCTGATCCGCTCCGAGCCGACCCCGGATTCGCGCAAAAACCGCTACCGCGCAGAAGACGTCCGGGCCCTCAAGGAACGGCGGGTGCCGTCGCCGGAGCCGCGGGGCCTGCGCAGCTTCGACGCTGATCTGCCGGTGATGGATACGGAGATCTCCACCATCACCGAAGAGGGCGCGATCTATCGCGGCGTCAATTGCGTCGACCTCGCCGAGAACGACACGCTGGAGCACACAGCAACGCTGTTATGGGACGTCTCCGGCGTCGATCCGTTCGCGCCCGGCAATCTGCCGCTATTGTCCGAGGAAATGCGCACGATCGGGCAGGCCGCGCGCCGGGCCGCGCCGATCGACCGCGCCGTCGCGGTGCTCGCGCTGGCCGCGAGCGCCGATCCCCGTGCTTTCACCCGCGCGCCCGACGGCCGCGCGCTGGTCGGCGCGCGCATCGTCCGCCTGCTGGTCGCGACCATGCTCAATGCCGAGCCGTCGGCCGAGCCGCTGCATCAGCAGGTTGCCAGGGTTTGGGCCGCGGACAACAAGCATGCGCCCGATCTGGTCCGCCGCGCGCTGGTGCTGCTCGCGGACCATGAGCTGAACGCGTCGACCTTCACCGCGCGCTGCGCCGCCTCGACCGGCCTCAATCTCTACGACTCCGTGATCGCCGGCCTTGCGGCGCTGAAAGGGCCCAAGCATGGCGGCGCCGGCGTGCTGGCCTCCCAGCTCGTGAAGACGCTGATCGATCGCGACGTCGAGCCGATGGTGCGCGAGCGCGTCGCGCTCGGCGAGCGTTTTGCCGGCTTCGGCCATGGCGTCTACAAGCGCGGCGATCCCCGTGCGCAATCGCTGCTCAACGCCCTGTCGCGCGCCGGCGCACCGCGAAAGTTCACGCGCGAAGTGCCGGAACGGATCGCGGAGGCAACCGGCGAGTTCGTCAACATCGACTATGCCCTCGCCGTGCTCGTGCACGCCTTGCGGCTGCCCGCCGGCAGCGAGCTCGCGCTGTTCGCGATGGCCCGCAGCGTCGGCTGGATTGCCCATGCCAGCGAGCAATTGCAGTTCGGCAAGCTGATCAGGCCGCGCGCACGGTATGTGGGCCCGGCGCCGGGGAGGCGGGCGGGGGGCGCGACTTAG
- a CDS encoding PilZ domain-containing protein → MPQHPRRYARVKPAGLVSRQAKIITDPRAPVINCTLIDYSPGGACVDLGGQVSIPDRFELLHVNTRKRCRIAWKRGTRVGVVF, encoded by the coding sequence GTGCCGCAACACCCGCGCCGATATGCCCGCGTGAAGCCCGCAGGGCTGGTGTCGCGCCAGGCCAAGATCATCACGGACCCGCGCGCGCCCGTCATCAACTGCACGCTGATCGATTATTCGCCGGGCGGGGCCTGCGTCGATCTCGGCGGCCAGGTGAGCATCCCCGATCGGTTCGAGCTGCTGCACGTCAACACCAGGAAGCGCTGCCGCATCGCCTGGAAGCGCGGCACGCGCGTGGGCGTGGTGTTTTAA
- a CDS encoding DedA family protein, with translation MTSFLDPLIAFVSAHPWLAYLTLFLAALLEAVPVLGSVIPGSTIILALSALVPGGELKLPWVLLAAVLGAVLGDGSAYWIGHRRQREILDTWPLTNYPRVVAQSENFFNRFGTWAVFFARFVPPVRAFVPVTAGALGMAPAKFYAVNIPAILAWAPAHVLPGVLAVSAFHEYFGLPDHGHPFKHIWILTVVAVAIVVGVALWIHRRRRNGGAGAAATPRG, from the coding sequence GTGACGTCCTTCCTCGATCCCCTCATCGCCTTCGTCTCGGCCCATCCGTGGCTGGCCTATCTCACCCTGTTCCTGGCCGCGCTGCTCGAGGCGGTTCCGGTGTTGGGGTCGGTGATCCCCGGCTCGACCATCATCCTGGCGTTGAGCGCGCTGGTCCCGGGCGGCGAGCTGAAGCTGCCTTGGGTGCTGCTGGCCGCTGTGCTCGGGGCGGTGCTCGGCGACGGATCGGCCTATTGGATCGGGCACCGGCGGCAGCGCGAGATCCTCGACACCTGGCCGCTGACCAATTATCCGCGCGTGGTCGCGCAGAGCGAGAACTTCTTCAACCGCTTCGGCACCTGGGCCGTTTTCTTCGCCCGCTTCGTGCCGCCGGTCCGCGCCTTCGTGCCTGTGACCGCCGGCGCACTCGGGATGGCGCCGGCGAAATTCTACGCTGTGAACATCCCGGCGATCCTGGCCTGGGCACCGGCGCATGTGCTGCCGGGCGTGCTGGCGGTGTCGGCGTTTCACGAGTATTTCGGCTTGCCGGACCATGGGCATCCGTTCAAGCACATCTGGATTTTGACGGTGGTGGCCGTCGCGATCGTGGTCGGGGTGGCGCTGTGGATCCATCGCCGGCGGCGGAACGGCGGCGCTGGCGCGGCGGCGACGCCGCGGGGCTGA
- the cobT gene encoding cobaltochelatase subunit CobT, which produces MTTSNSKFRNSKEAPTEPFKRSVASCLKAIAKAPELDVSFAAERPGLAPGKARLPEPARKMTKRDAAVVRGHADSIALKLACHDPKVHRKLMPGNPQARGVFEAVEQARVEAIGARRMAGVAKNLTAMLDDHFHRGKFDEITDRADAPLADALAMLVRERLTGMAPPAAAKKMVDLWRPILEDKIGRRLDRLDGVVEDQTRFGDAVHDLLSALELGDERNADTEDNDDNDENQDGDNDQSGAEGSPDSDAAQEMSADQAQATSEEMSESAMESAQASTSDTFDDGELGDDETPGEATRPNSHGKNEPRGPEYHAFAPKFDEVIAAEDLCDHDELERLRAYLDKQLAHLQGIVARLANRLQRRLMAQQNRAWEFDLEEGILDPARLSRVVTDPYHPLSFMHEKEATFRDTVVTLLLDNSGSMRGRPITVAATCADILARTLERCGVKVEILGFTTRAWKGGQSREAWLAAGKPANPGRLNDLRHIIYKSADAPWRRARKNLGLMMREGLLKENIDGEALDWAHKRLLGRPEQRKILMMISDGAPVDDSTLSVNPGNYLERHLRHIIEEIETRSPVELIAIGIGHDVTRYYRRAVTIVDAEELGGAITEKLAELFSETNTAPTQPAGRPRRKLHS; this is translated from the coding sequence ATGACCACCTCCAACTCCAAATTCCGCAACAGCAAGGAAGCGCCGACCGAGCCGTTCAAGCGCTCGGTGGCCTCCTGTCTCAAGGCGATCGCGAAGGCGCCCGAGCTCGACGTCTCCTTCGCCGCCGAGCGCCCGGGTCTTGCGCCTGGCAAGGCGCGGCTGCCGGAGCCGGCGCGCAAGATGACCAAGCGTGACGCCGCCGTCGTGCGCGGCCATGCCGATTCCATCGCGCTCAAGCTCGCCTGCCACGATCCCAAGGTTCATCGCAAGCTGATGCCCGGCAATCCGCAGGCGCGCGGGGTGTTCGAGGCGGTGGAGCAGGCGCGGGTCGAGGCGATCGGCGCGCGTCGCATGGCGGGCGTTGCGAAGAATCTCACCGCGATGCTCGACGACCATTTCCATCGCGGCAAGTTCGACGAGATCACCGACCGCGCCGATGCGCCGCTCGCCGATGCCCTGGCCATGCTGGTGCGCGAGCGCCTGACCGGCATGGCGCCGCCGGCGGCCGCCAAGAAGATGGTCGATCTCTGGCGGCCCATCCTCGAGGACAAGATCGGCAGGCGGCTCGACCGGCTCGACGGCGTGGTCGAGGACCAGACCCGGTTCGGCGACGCCGTGCACGACCTGCTCTCGGCGCTCGAGCTCGGCGACGAGCGCAATGCCGACACCGAGGACAATGACGACAACGACGAGAACCAGGACGGCGACAACGACCAGTCCGGTGCCGAAGGCTCGCCCGATTCCGACGCCGCGCAGGAAATGAGCGCCGACCAGGCCCAGGCGACATCGGAGGAGATGAGCGAGAGCGCGATGGAAAGCGCGCAGGCCTCAACCTCCGACACCTTCGACGACGGCGAGCTCGGCGACGACGAGACGCCGGGCGAGGCGACGCGTCCGAACTCGCACGGCAAGAACGAGCCGCGCGGTCCGGAATACCACGCCTTCGCGCCGAAATTCGACGAGGTCATCGCCGCCGAGGATCTCTGCGACCATGACGAGCTGGAGCGCCTGCGCGCCTATCTCGACAAGCAGCTCGCGCATCTGCAGGGCATCGTCGCCCGTCTCGCCAACCGCCTGCAGCGCCGCCTGATGGCGCAGCAGAACCGCGCCTGGGAGTTCGATCTCGAAGAGGGCATCCTCGACCCCGCGCGGCTGTCGCGCGTCGTCACCGATCCCTATCATCCGCTGTCCTTCATGCACGAGAAGGAGGCGACGTTCCGCGACACCGTGGTGACGCTGCTGCTCGACAATTCCGGCTCGATGCGCGGGCGCCCGATCACGGTCGCCGCGACCTGCGCCGACATCCTCGCGCGCACGCTGGAGCGTTGCGGCGTCAAGGTCGAGATCCTGGGCTTCACCACGCGCGCCTGGAAGGGCGGGCAATCGCGCGAGGCGTGGCTTGCCGCCGGCAAGCCGGCCAATCCCGGCCGCCTCAACGATCTCCGCCACATCATCTACAAGTCCGCCGACGCTCCCTGGCGCCGTGCGCGCAAGAACCTTGGCCTGATGATGCGCGAGGGTCTCCTGAAGGAGAACATCGACGGCGAGGCGCTGGACTGGGCGCACAAGCGCCTGCTCGGCCGGCCCGAGCAGCGCAAGATCCTGATGATGATCTCGGACGGTGCGCCGGTCGATGATTCCACGCTATCGGTCAATCCCGGCAACTATCTCGAGCGGCACCTGCGCCACATCATCGAGGAGATCGAGACCCGCTCGCCGGTCGAGCTGATCGCGATCGGCATCGGCCACGACGTGACGCGCTACTACCGCCGCGCGGTGACGATCGTGGACGCGGAAGAACTCGGCGGCGCCATCACCGAGAAGCTCGCCGAGCTGTTCAGCGAGACCAACACCGCGCCAACCCAGCCGGCCGGTCGCCCGCGACGCAAATTGCATTCGTGA
- the rmuC gene encoding DNA recombination protein RmuC yields MDLNLSLLSASCAICLIAAVFSLLTYLSHRRLAQELSLTTLARLLREETEVLRRATEDQSRGVRQELGNLIAKFQEAIIVGFGSLGQGINEQIKEFSTRLDSGILSIEARADSIASKLDSDVEKMRSEAVTNRDSLRGMIEQKLEQNLTGHAETARVLKDELSNSFHRLGTSVNDSLTQSSELQSERLGNVNNTLSLLTERLEKAQEGVRTTVEARLEIIRNDNATKLEQMRATVDEKLHDTLEQRLNSSFKLVSDQLEQVFRGLGEMQTLATGVGDLKRMMTNVRTRGTWGEVTLAGLLEQAMAPDQYEKNVEVRPGSNQRVEFSIKLPGGEGGPLWLPIDAKFPTEDYERLIDASERGDVDAVEIAGKALETRIRQAANDISTKYIHPPFSTDFGVLFLPTEGLYAEVIRRPGLADYLQRENRILVTGPTTLLALLNSLRMGFRTLAIQKRSSEVWQILGAVKTEFDKYGTVLDRVQKKLQEASNTIDGVSIRKRAIDRKLRSVEMLPEIEVAAILASSNSDELDQISIEELQPTGTDA; encoded by the coding sequence ATGGATTTAAATCTTTCGCTATTGTCAGCATCATGCGCAATTTGCCTGATCGCTGCCGTATTCTCGCTCTTGACCTACCTTTCCCATCGCCGATTGGCTCAAGAGCTTTCGCTGACCACGCTAGCCAGATTGCTTCGCGAAGAAACCGAAGTTCTTCGTCGGGCAACTGAGGATCAATCACGGGGCGTTAGGCAGGAGCTCGGCAATCTGATAGCCAAGTTTCAAGAAGCAATCATCGTCGGTTTCGGCAGCCTTGGACAAGGTATCAACGAACAGATCAAAGAGTTTTCGACCCGCCTAGACAGCGGAATTCTATCAATTGAGGCGCGAGCTGACAGCATCGCATCCAAACTCGACTCTGATGTCGAGAAAATGAGATCTGAGGCAGTCACAAATCGAGACAGTCTTCGAGGCATGATCGAGCAAAAGCTAGAGCAAAACTTGACGGGGCATGCGGAGACGGCCCGCGTCCTGAAAGACGAACTCAGCAATAGCTTCCATCGGCTAGGTACTAGTGTGAATGACTCGCTTACTCAATCAAGCGAACTTCAGAGCGAGCGGCTTGGCAATGTGAACAACACTCTCTCGTTGCTCACTGAGCGATTGGAGAAAGCTCAAGAAGGAGTTCGTACCACGGTAGAGGCCCGCCTTGAGATTATTCGCAATGACAACGCGACGAAGCTCGAACAGATGCGCGCAACCGTCGATGAGAAGCTGCACGATACATTGGAGCAACGACTCAATAGCAGTTTCAAACTGGTTAGTGATCAGCTTGAACAGGTTTTCCGAGGCCTGGGGGAGATGCAGACGTTGGCGACAGGGGTCGGCGACCTTAAGCGCATGATGACGAATGTACGGACCAGGGGCACTTGGGGGGAAGTCACATTGGCAGGCCTCCTTGAGCAGGCGATGGCGCCCGATCAGTACGAAAAGAACGTCGAGGTAAGACCAGGGAGCAATCAAAGAGTCGAATTCTCGATCAAACTCCCGGGAGGTGAAGGCGGCCCACTGTGGTTGCCGATCGACGCAAAGTTTCCGACCGAGGATTACGAACGGCTGATCGACGCTTCGGAGCGCGGCGACGTGGACGCGGTTGAAATTGCTGGAAAGGCCTTGGAAACACGTATTCGGCAAGCGGCGAATGACATCTCAACCAAGTATATCCATCCTCCATTCAGTACCGATTTTGGAGTGCTGTTCTTGCCTACCGAAGGCCTATACGCCGAAGTCATTAGAAGGCCGGGCCTTGCAGACTATCTTCAGCGCGAGAACCGAATACTTGTAACTGGGCCAACAACATTACTTGCTCTTCTGAATAGCTTGCGCATGGGATTCAGAACTCTCGCAATTCAGAAGCGATCTAGCGAAGTCTGGCAGATTCTTGGCGCCGTAAAGACGGAATTCGACAAGTACGGCACGGTTCTCGACAGAGTTCAAAAGAAGCTTCAAGAGGCTTCCAATACGATCGATGGGGTATCGATTCGGAAACGCGCGATAGATCGGAAGCTGCGCTCTGTTGAGATGCTGCCCGAAATTGAGGTGGCTGCAATTTTGGCTTCGTCAAATTCTGATGAGCTTGATCAAATATCGATCGAGGAATTGCAACCTACAGGAACTGATGCGTAG
- a CDS encoding DUF2235 domain-containing protein: MEPAHTTERKPEPKPDPKHLVICCDGTGNEISENISNVLKLYRCLRKTDRTSPRQMVFYDPGVGTVTEPTTWHRLKANINLVLGLATGYGLDDNVLSAYCFLVEHYAPGDKIYLFGFSRGAYTVRVLAGLIHKIGLISPEQANLAGSGLVAYKQYSGTGRGNEIEDLKDVAFDDQGPLPKDEYDLAAQFARITSTRWPTIHFVGVWDTVASVIVPRRDNLFFLFSLEELAFTRRNPSVKIFRQAIAIDERRRMFRLNKYEEPQEFWSNRYVPDEKKVPQDILQVWFAGVHSDVGGGYAEVESGESKYPLLWMIAEAEKAGLNFNPATVKQLAWGIQRKNSPFQYVEPAYTGKTGMLHDSMTAAWRVLEFLPKRAKYREWPERKVTLGFYIPDGEPRPIPDGAHVHESVLKRMAVEPNYRPVNMPKDYVTVPMPVPPHAGTGSEAERMTLGEV; this comes from the coding sequence ATGGAGCCGGCCCACACCACCGAGCGCAAGCCCGAGCCCAAGCCCGACCCCAAGCACCTCGTCATCTGCTGTGACGGCACCGGCAACGAGATCTCGGAAAACATCTCCAACGTCCTGAAGCTGTATCGCTGCCTGCGCAAGACCGACAGGACGTCGCCGCGACAGATGGTGTTCTACGATCCCGGGGTCGGCACGGTGACAGAGCCGACGACGTGGCACCGGCTCAAGGCCAATATCAATCTGGTGCTGGGGCTCGCCACCGGCTATGGGCTCGATGACAACGTGCTCTCGGCCTATTGCTTCCTGGTCGAGCACTACGCGCCCGGCGACAAGATCTACCTGTTCGGCTTCTCGCGCGGGGCCTACACGGTTCGCGTGCTGGCGGGGCTGATCCACAAGATCGGCCTGATCTCGCCGGAGCAGGCGAATCTCGCGGGCTCGGGCCTCGTCGCCTACAAGCAATATTCCGGCACCGGGCGCGGCAACGAGATCGAGGATTTGAAGGACGTCGCATTCGACGACCAGGGGCCGCTGCCGAAGGACGAATACGACCTCGCCGCGCAGTTCGCGCGCATCACCTCGACGCGCTGGCCGACCATCCACTTCGTCGGCGTGTGGGACACGGTGGCGAGCGTGATCGTGCCGCGGCGCGACAATCTCTTCTTCCTGTTCAGCCTGGAGGAGCTCGCCTTCACGCGGCGCAACCCCAGCGTCAAGATCTTCCGGCAGGCGATCGCGATCGACGAACGACGCCGCATGTTCCGCCTGAACAAATACGAAGAGCCTCAGGAGTTCTGGAGCAACCGCTATGTCCCCGACGAGAAGAAGGTGCCGCAGGACATCCTGCAGGTGTGGTTCGCCGGCGTGCACAGCGACGTCGGTGGCGGCTATGCGGAGGTGGAGAGCGGGGAATCCAAATATCCGCTGCTCTGGATGATCGCGGAAGCGGAGAAGGCGGGGCTGAACTTCAACCCGGCGACCGTGAAGCAGCTCGCCTGGGGCATCCAGCGCAAGAACTCGCCGTTCCAATATGTCGAGCCGGCCTACACCGGCAAGACGGGCATGCTGCACGATTCCATGACGGCGGCCTGGCGCGTGCTGGAATTCTTGCCGAAGCGTGCGAAGTACCGGGAATGGCCGGAGCGGAAAGTCACTCTCGGCTTCTACATTCCCGATGGCGAGCCGCGCCCGATCCCCGACGGCGCGCATGTGCATGAGAGCGTGTTGAAGCGGATGGCGGTGGAGCCCAACTATCGTCCGGTGAACATGCCGAAGGATTACGTGACCGTGCCGATGCCGGTGCCGCCGCATGCGGGCACCGGCAGCGAGGCGGAGCGCATGACGCTTGGCGAAGTCTGA
- a CDS encoding NADH:flavin oxidoreductase/NADH oxidase: MSVLFSPIKLRGLTLKNRLVVSPMCQYSADDGVATDWHFTHINNLGLSGAAMFCIEATHVEAIGRITPGCLGLYSDACEAALKPILHSVRKHSSTAIAMQLAHAGRKASSARPWDGGQLIPEGQGGWQTVGPSAVPHKEGEAAPLALDAAGLKRIRDAFVDSTKRAARLGIDAIEVHGAHGYLLHQFLSPISNRRTDEYGGSLENRMRFPLEVFDAVRAAFPADKPVGMRVSSTDWVEGGWDLAQTIEFARALKTRGVDWIDASSGGVSPHQKIPLGPGYQVQFADAIKRETGLPTIAVGLITQGKQAEEIVASGKADMVALARGMLYDPRWAWHAAAELGGEVEAPPQYWRSQPSTQKALFGKTTFGAR, encoded by the coding sequence ATGTCCGTCCTGTTTTCCCCGATCAAGCTGCGCGGCCTGACGTTGAAGAACCGCCTCGTGGTGTCGCCGATGTGCCAATATTCGGCCGATGACGGCGTCGCCACCGACTGGCATTTCACCCACATCAACAATCTCGGCCTGTCGGGCGCGGCGATGTTCTGCATCGAGGCGACGCATGTCGAGGCGATCGGCCGCATCACGCCGGGCTGCCTCGGGCTTTACAGCGATGCCTGCGAGGCAGCGCTGAAGCCGATCCTGCATTCGGTGCGCAAGCATTCCTCCACCGCGATCGCGATGCAGCTCGCCCATGCCGGCCGCAAAGCCTCGAGCGCGCGGCCCTGGGATGGCGGCCAGCTGATTCCGGAAGGGCAGGGCGGCTGGCAGACGGTCGGCCCGTCGGCCGTGCCGCACAAGGAGGGCGAGGCTGCGCCGCTCGCGCTCGATGCCGCGGGCCTGAAGCGCATCCGCGACGCCTTCGTCGACAGCACGAAGCGCGCTGCGCGGCTCGGCATCGACGCCATCGAGGTCCATGGCGCGCACGGCTATCTCCTGCACCAGTTCCTCTCGCCGATCTCGAACCGCCGCACCGACGAATACGGTGGCTCTCTCGAAAACCGCATGCGCTTCCCGCTCGAAGTGTTCGACGCCGTGCGCGCAGCCTTCCCGGCTGACAAGCCCGTGGGCATGCGGGTGTCGTCGACCGACTGGGTCGAGGGCGGCTGGGATCTGGCGCAGACGATAGAATTCGCCAGAGCGCTGAAGACGCGCGGCGTCGACTGGATCGATGCCTCCTCCGGCGGCGTCTCGCCGCATCAGAAGATCCCGCTCGGTCCCGGCTATCAGGTGCAGTTCGCGGACGCCATCAAGCGCGAGACCGGATTGCCCACCATCGCCGTCGGCCTGATCACGCAAGGCAAGCAGGCCGAGGAGATCGTCGCATCCGGCAAGGCCGACATGGTCGCGCTCGCGCGCGGCATGCTCTACGACCCGCGCTGGGCCTGGCACGCCGCGGCCGAGCTCGGCGGCGAGGTCGAGGCCCCGCCGCAATATTGGCGCTCGCAGCCCTCGACGCAAAAGGCGCTGTTCGGCAAGACCACGTTCGGGGCGCGGTGA